A genomic stretch from Erigeron canadensis isolate Cc75 chromosome 9, C_canadensis_v1, whole genome shotgun sequence includes:
- the LOC122581546 gene encoding ATP synthase subunit d, mitochondrial, producing MSGAGKKVADVAFKASKSIDWEGMAKMIVTDEARKEFSSLRRAFEEVNSTLQTKFSQEPETIDWEYYRKGLGSRIVDSYKEYYESVEIPKFVDKTTPEYKPKFDALLVELKEAEQKSLKESERLEKEIADVQELKKKLSTMTADEYFEKNPDLKKRFDDEIRNDYWGY from the exons ATGAGCGGAGCGGGTAAGAAAGTCGCTGATGTGGCATTCAAGGCCTCAAAATCAATCGATTGGGAAGGCATGGCCAAAATGATCGTCACCGATGAAGCTCGCAAAGAGTTTTCTTCTCTCCGTCGCGCTTTTGAAGAAGTCAATTCCACCCTCCAGACCAAATTTAGTCAG GAACCAGAAACCATTGACTGGGAGTACTACAGAAAAGGGCTTGGATCACGCATAGTCGATTCTTACAAAGAGTATTATGAAA GTGTTGAAATCCCCAAGTTTGTTGATAAGACTACTCCAGAGTACAAGCCTAAGTTTGATGCACTG TTGGTGGAATTGAAAGAGGCCGAGCAGAAATCTCTGAAGGAATCTGAAAGACTAGAGAAAGAAATTGCTGATGTCCAAGAGCTGAAG AAAAAGCTTAGCACCATGACTGCCGATGAGTACTTTGAGAAGAACCCAGATCTGAAGAAgagatttgatgatgaaatcaGAAATGATTATTGGGGGTATTAA
- the LOC122581162 gene encoding uroporphyrinogen decarboxylase, producing the protein MSIMYSGGCSVPSFSSISVSNSSRQRLPNRIICSAGASVAERKAVNTSEPLLLNAVRGKDVERPPVWLMRQAGRYMKSYQTLCEKHPSFRERSENVDLVVEISLQPWKVFKPDGVILFSDILTPLPGMNIPFDIVKGKGPIIFDPVSSAADVDKVTEFTPEEWVPYVGEALTILRKEVNNEAAVLGFVGAPFTLASYVVEGGSSKHFSKIKRLAFSQPKVLHALLQKFTTSMAKYIQYQADNGAQAVQIFDSWATELSPADFEEFSLPYLKQIVDTVKQTHPNLPLILYASGSGGLLERLPLTGVDVVSLDWTVDMAEGRKRLGTDIAVQGNVDPGVLFGSKDFITNRINDTVKKAGKGKHILNLGHGIVVGTPEENVAHFFEVAKGLRY; encoded by the exons atgtcaatCATGTACAGTGGCGGCTGTTCCGTTCCGTCATTCTCTTCAATCTCTGTTTCCAATTCATCTCGTCAACGCCTTCCTAATCGCATCATCTGCT CAGCAGGAGCAAGTGTTGCGGAACGAAAAGCGGTGAATACGTCTGAACCACTGTTGCTGAATGCGGTTAGAGGTAAAGATGTCGAAAGACCTCCTGTTTGGCTTATGCGACAAGCTGGCAGGTACATGAAG AGTTATCAAACCTTGTGTGAGAAGCATCCGTCCTTTCGTGAAAGGTCTGAGAACGTTGATCTTGTTGTAGAGATTTCTTTACAGCCCTGGAAAGTATTCAAGCCTGATGGG GTTATTTTGTTTTCAGACATTCTTACACCTCTACCGGGAATGAATATACCCTTTGACATTGTCAAAGGTAAGGGTCCCATAATATTTGATCCTGTGAGCTCGGCTGCTGATGTTGATAAAGTGACGGAATTCACTCCTGAAGAATGGGTTCCATATGTTGGGGAGGCTCTCACAATTTTGAGAAAAGAG GTAAATAATGAAGCTGCAGTCCTTGGTTTTGTTGGAGCTCCATTTACCCTTGCATCATATGTTGTTGAAGGTGGATCATCAAAGCACTTCTCCAAAATAAAGAGGCTAGCTTTCTCACAGCCGAAG GTTCTCCATGCATTGCTTCAAAAATTCACAACCTCAATGGCCAAGTACATTCAATACCAAGCTGACAATGGTGCACAAGCAGTTCAAATTTTTGACTCATGGGCAACTGAGCTCAGCCCAGCTGATTTTGAAGAGTTTAGTCTCCCTTACTTAAAGCAGATTGTGGACACAGTAAAACAAACTCACCCGAATCTCCCATTGATACTTTATGCAAGTGGGTCAGGTGGGTTGCTTGAGAGGCTACCATTGACTGGGGTTGATGTGGTGAGCTTGGATTGGACCGTGGATATGGCTGAAGGCAGGAAGCGTTTGGGGACTGATATAGCCGTCCAGGGGAATGTGGACCCAGGCGTGCTATTTGGATCAAAAGATTTCATCACCAATAGGATAAATGATACCGTGAAGAAAGCAGGAAAAGGTAAGCACATTCTTAATCTTGGTCATGGTATCGTTGTAGGTACTCCAGAAGAAAATGTTGCTCATTTTTTTGAGGTTGCCAAAGGACTTAGGTACTAA
- the LOC122582446 gene encoding tetraspanin-3-like — MRTANHLIGTLNFITFLLSIPILGGGIWLSTRANNTDCLTFLQWPLIIIGVAIMVISLAGFAGACYRNTFLMYLYLWAMFFIIATLLGFVIFAYVVTDKGSGRDVLNRGYQDYYLPDYSGWLKDRVADDGYWRKISSCIRDSNVCRKSGRVTGGFPEIADAYYQRKLSPIESGCCKPPTECGFTYMNETTWNVIDSASAANNRDCSRWSNDQEQLCYSCNSCKAGVLANVKKSWRKVSIINIVVLIILVIAYVVACAAFRNNKRMDNDEPYGETRMEKARPSWIRF; from the exons ATGAGGACAGCTAATCATCTAATAGGAACGTTAAATTTCATAACATTTCTATTATCAATACCAATTCTAGGTGGTGGAATATGGCTAAGCACAAGAGCAAACAACACCGATTGTTTGACTTTTCTACAATGGCCATTAATCATAATTGGTGTCGCAATTATGGTGATTTCATTAGCGGGATTTGCGGGGGCATGTTATAGGAACACATTTCTTATGTATTTATATCTTTGGGCCATGTTTTTTATTATTGCGACACTACTAGGATTTGTTATTTTTGCTTATGTTGTTACGGATAAAGGGTCGGGTCGGGATGTTTTGAACCGGGGTTATCAGGATTATTATTTGCCTGATTATTCGGGTTGGTTGAAGGATCGGGTTGCTGATGATGGGTATTGGAGGAAGATTAGCTCTTGTATACGTGATTCCAATGTTTGTAGGAAATCGGGTCGGGTTACGGGCGGGTTCCCGGAAATCGCTGATGCTTATTACCAGCGCAAGTTGAGTCCTATTGAG TCAGGGTGTTGCAAGCCGCCAACAGAATGTGGATTTACGTACATGAATGAGACAACATGGAACGTTATTGATTCAGCTTCGGCTGCGAACAATCGCGATTGCAGCAGGTGGAGCAATGACCAAGAACAACTGTGCTACAGTTGTAACTCGTGCAAGGCTGGAGTGTTGGCTAATGTGAAGAAGAGTTGGAGGAAGGTCTCCATTATCAACATTGTCGTTCTTATCATCTTAGTCATTGCCTACGTTGTTGCTTGTGCTGCTTTTAGGAATAATAAGAGGATGGACAATGATGAACCATATGGAGAGACCCGGATGGAAAAAGCCAGGCCTAGTTGGATACGGTTTTAG
- the LOC122582895 gene encoding pentatricopeptide repeat-containing protein At3g59040-like: MAASVPHTISIPRTRYYSSISHFNEQILGIYRFDTNFNCHRRAKVVCQGMLAPRKFMQRRKKVEVFEDAADEEDQKSWRKMMNEIDEVGSAVSVLRTRRIKNQPLPKDLVLGTLVRFKQQKKWNIVAEILEWLRTQHWWSFNEMDALMLITAYGKEGDFNRAERVFSYINKKGYPPSVISYTALMEAYGKGGQANKAEAIFRRMQSSGPEPSAVTYQIILKIFVEADKFQEAEEIFESILTDEVSSLKPDQQMFHMMIYMYKKAGSNDKARKLFSMMPGRGLQQTSVTYNSLMSYEANYKEVANIYDQMQRAKVRPDVVSYALLISAYGKARREEEALAVFEEMLDAGVRPTQKAYNILLDAFAISGMVEQAKIVFKSMRRDRCTPDLYSYTTMLSTYVNASDMEGAEKFFTRIKQDGLIPNVVTYGTLIKGYAKINDLETMMQKYEEMQLHGIKANQTIFTTIMDAYGKNRDFGDAVIWFKEMESCGVVPDKKAKNILLSLANTVEEKAEANALVGQTDHLSDELPLGNVNIRFEDDDDDDGAIDEEEDDDDDDDSDEDEEKLSFIDERSVPVGI, translated from the exons ATGGCAGCTTCAGTCCCTCACACTATCTCTATTCCTCGTACCCGCTATTATTCTTCCATTTCACATTTCAA TGAGCAGATTCTTGGTATATATCGCTTTGACACCAACTTCAACTGCCATAGACGGGCAAAGGTGGTCTGTCAAggtatgttggctccaagaaaGTTTATGCAAAGACGGAAAAAGGTTGAAGTTTTTGAGGATGCTGCTGATGAAGAAGATCAAAAGAGCTGGAGGAAGATGATGAATGAAATTGATGAGGTTGGGTCTGCGGTTTCCGTGCTCAGGACGCGAAGGATAAAGAACCAGCCTCTTCCTAAGGACCTTGTTCTTGGAACCTTAGTTAGATTTAAGCAGCAAAAGAAATGGAATATTGTTGCTGAG ATTCTTGAGTGGCTTCGAACTCAGCATTGGTGGAGTTTTAATGAAATGGATGCTCTGATGCTGATTACTGCTTACGGAAAAGAAGGGGATTTTAACAGAGCGGAAAGGGTTTTTAGCTATATAAACAAAAAGGGATATCCACCAAGTGTTATTTCTTATACTGCTCTTATGGAAGCATACGGAAAAGGAGGCCAAGCCAACAAGGCAGAAGCAATATTTAGAAGAATGCAATCTTCAGGGCCTGAACCTTCGGCTGTAACTTATCAGATAATACTTAAGATATTTGTCGAG GCAGACAAATTTCAAGAAGCTGAAGAAATTTTTGAAAGCATTCTGACTGATGAGGTTTCATCTTTAAAACCAGATCAACAGATGTTTCACATGatgatttatatgtataaaaaggcAGGGAGCAACGATAAGGCACGGAAGCTATTTTCAATGATGCCTGGAAGAGGACTTCAACAAACTTCAGTTACTTATAATAGTTTGATGTCATATGAAGCTAATTATAAGGAGGTTGCAAATATATATGATCAA ATGCAAAGAGCTAAGGTGCGACCTGATGTTGTGAGCTACGCTCTACTCATTAGTGCTTATGGGAAAGCCCGAAGGGAAGAAGAGGCTTTGGCTGTTTTTGAAGAGATGCTAGATGCTGGTGTGAG GCCAACTCAAAAGGCATATAATATTTTGCTTGATGCTTTTGCAATATCCGGAATGGTGGAGCAGGCGAAGATTGTTTTCAAGAGCATGCGGAGGGACAG ATGTACCCCCGATTTATATTCATACACAACTATGTTGTCAACGTATGTGAATGCATCTGACATGGAGGGAGCTGAGAAATTCTTCACAAGAATAAAGCAAGATGGGCTTATACCTAATGTTGTGACATATGGAACTCTAATAAAAGGTTATGCCAAGATAAATGACCTTGAAACGATGATGCAGAAATATGAGGAAATGCAGTTACATGGTATTAAAGCCAATCAAACTATTTTCACTACAATTATGGATGCTTACGGGAAGAATAGAGATTTTGGGGATGCAGTGATTTGGTTCAAAGAGATGGAATCTTGTGGGGTTGTTCCTGATAAGAAAGCGAAAAATATTCTTTTATCCTTGGCTAATACAGTTGAAGAAAAAGCAGAAGCTAATGCATTAGTTGGACAAACTGATCATTTAAGTGATGAACTTCCACTTGGTAATGTTAATATTCGTTTTgaggatgacgatgatgatgacggTGCcattgatgaagaagaagatgatgacgacgatgatgatAGTGATGAAGATGAGGAGAAACTTTCTTTTATAGATGAAAGGTCGGTTCCAGTTGGCATATAA
- the LOC122581163 gene encoding protein NRT1/ PTR FAMILY 2.7-like: MDAGLQPTSASTKGGWITFPFLIATMGCLTIAAGGWTSNLIVYLINEFNVKNIDAAQIATIVNGCMTLFPIIGAILADSFFGSYLVILISSFVSLLGILLLTSTSMLNSLRPTPCDHNGSGLCIGPSKAQLAILYTSLALPCIGVAGTRFTLATMGADQFDNPKHQGVFFNWFFCTMYIGTLVSVVGIVYIEDNVSWVLGYSLSVAANLVGLAVFMLGRRYYRLLKPQGSPFTGLACVLVAAFRKRKVSLSLKSEDYCQKPELGETKFMGVTPTNSFKFLNHAALVTEGDTNSDGSIKKPWNLCTLQQVEDLKSIIRISPIWTTGILLHTPIACQMSLIVLQALAMDRHMGPHFQLSAGTMMVFVMISTSLSLAIIDRFLLPTFQKLTGTLPTPLRRIGVGHALTVASMAISALVESKRLSTARTHNLSGNSVVPMSAFWMVPQLVVVGVGEAFMFPGQVSLYYQEFPKSLKSTAAAMVSMLIGIAFYLSSAVVDFIRNTTGWLPDGINDGRMDNVYWAFTIVGLINFGYFLVCSWLYKYQNLEKEELTNSNNPF, from the exons ATGGATGCAGGACTACAACCAACTAGTGCATCCACCAAAGGTGGCTGGATCACCTTTCCTTTCCTCATAG CAACTATGGGGTGTTTGACAATAGCCGCGGGAGGATGGACGAGCAATCTTATCGTGTATCTAATCAACGAGTTTAACGTGAAAAACATCGATGCTGCTCAAATTGCAACCATTGTCAATGGTTGCATGACCTTGTTCCCAATTATAGGGGCCATACTAGCTGATTCATTTTTTGGGTCATATTTAGtcattttgatttcttcatttgTATCTTTATTGGGCATACTACTACTAACCTCAACTTCAATGCTCAATTCATTAAGGCCCACACCATGTGATCATAATGGGTCGGGCCTTTGCATTGGCCCATCAAAAGCTCAACTCGCGATCTTGTACACGAGTCTGGCTCTTCCTTGTATTGGGGTGGCGGGCACACGGTTCACGTTAGCTACAATGGGTGCGGATCAATTTGACAACCCAAAGCACCAAGGGGTTTTCTTTAATTGGTTCTTTTGTACCATGTACATTGGGACACTAGTTAGTGTTGTGGGGATAGTTTATATCGAAGACAACGTGAGTTGGGTGTTAGGATACTCTTTAAGTGTCGCGGCTAACCTTGTTGGGTTAGCCGTTTTTATGTTGGGTAGACGTTATTATAGACTACTAAAGCCACAAGGCAGCCCGTTTACCGGGCTGGCTTGTGTTTTAGTGGCAGCTTTCCGGAAAAGGAAAGTTTCTTTGTCATTAAAGAGTGAAGATTATTGTCAAAAGCCAGAGCTTGGAGAAACAAAGTTTATGGGAGTAACTCCAACAAACAGCTTCAA GTTCCTGAATCATGCAGCTCTAGTGACAGAAGGTGACACCAACTCAGATGGCTCAATCAAGAAACCATGGAATCTATGCACATTGCAACAAGTAGAAGATCTTAAATCCATTATCCGAATTTCTCCCATTTGGACAACTGGTATACTCTTGCACACCCCTATAGCTTGCCAAATGAGCCTAATTGTCCTCCAAGCTCTAGCCATGGACCGCCATATGGGACCACACTTCCAATTATCAGCCGGGACTATGATGGTCTTCGTTATGATCTCCACTTCCCTTTCTCTAGCCATAATCGACCGCTTCCTTCTTCCCACATTCCAAAAACTAACTGGCACTTTACCCACACCTCTAAGACGAATAGGAGTCGGTCATGCTCTCACCGTTGCAAGCATGGCCATCTCGGCCCTGGTTGAGTCAAAACGGCTCTCAACGGCTAGAACTCACAACCTTAGTGGCAACTCAGTTGTGCCAATGTCAGCATTTTGGATGGTTCCACAATTAGTAGTTGTAGGTGTTGGCGAAGCTTTTATGTTCCCCGGTCAAGTGTCATTATATTACCAAGAGTTTCCAAAGTCACTAAAGAGCACAGCAGCTGCAATGGTGTCGATGCTTATTGGGATAGCGTTTTATTTGAGTAGTGCGGTGGTTGATTTCATACGCAATACAACAGGATGGTTGCCTGATGGTATTAATGATGGGAGAATGGATAATGTATATTGGGCGTTCACTATTGTTGGGTTGATCAACTTCGGATATTTTCTGGTATGCTCATGGCTATACAAGTACCAAAATCTTGAAAAAGAGGAGCTCACTAACTCTAATAACCCCTTCTAA
- the LOC122581319 gene encoding elongation factor 1-beta-like: protein MAVTFSDLHTEAGLKSLESFLSGKTFISGDEITKDDVKVYAAVLEKPSADLYPTACQWYDTVASKLASSFPGKAAGVSISAQAPSAEAAPPKEAAKEFAADDDDDLDLFGDETEEEKKAAEERDQAKASTKKKESGKSSVLMDIKPWDDETDMKKLEEAVRSVELPGLLWGASKLVAVGYGIKKLTIMLTIIDDLVSVDDLIEERLTVEPINEYVQSCDIVAFNKI, encoded by the exons ATGGCCGTTACTTTCTCCGATCTACACACCGAAGCAGGCCTGAAATCCCTTGAATCTTTCCTCTCAGGAAAAACCTTCATCTCTGG aGATGAAATTACAAAAGATGATGTGAAAGTATATGCAGCTGTTTTGGAAAAACCAAGTGCTGATTTATACCCAACTGCTTGTCAGTGGTATGACACTGTTGCTTCTAAGCTTGCTTCAAG TTTCCCTGGTAAAGCTGCTGGAGTGAGTATCTCTGCTCAAGCTCCATCTGCAGAAGCTGCCCCCCCAAAGGAAGCTGCCAAG GAGTTTGcagcagatgatgatgatgatcttgatCTTTTTGGGGATGAGACAGAAGAGGAAAAGAAGGCAGCTGAAGAGAGGGATCAAGCAAAAGCATCTACAAAGAAGAAAGAGA GTGGAAAGTCATCAGTTCTTATGGATATAAAGCCATGGGATGATGAGACAGACATGAAGAAGCTAGAGGAGGCTGTTCGTAGTGTTGAGCTGCCAGGGCTTCTGTGGGGAGCAT CAAAACTTGTTGCAGTCGGTTATGGGATTAAGAAGTTGACCATCATGTTGACTATCATTGATGATCTTGTTTCGGTTGATGATCTCATAGAGGAGCGTCTTACAGTTGAGCCAATCAATGAATATGTTCAGAGCTGTGACATTGTTGCATTTAACAAGATTTAA